Sequence from the Aspergillus nidulans FGSC A4 chromosome III genome:
AGCGTGACACCTACTGGACTGAGTCGCTTTTTCCGCTGTGTCGTGGAAGATTGGTGAGGGTCACTCAGGGCTTCAGGACAACCAGAACAACCCTTGATAACGGTAGATGCCctattcttttcttgtttttgTTTATTTATCTATTTTCCATTTCTTTTTAAAATCTATTTTTATATGTTTTAACAAAGATATATAGTTTATTCCCGTTTAAATCTAATTATACCCTGCTTGACCAATAAGGTTATCGTGCCTTTGGTATATGTATTTCCCATGTATAAATTCGCCAGTATTTATAGCTAGACCGGAATGACTGCCCAATAGACTGGGAATCTGCACATTGAGAGGACGGATGACTGTTACTTCAGATGGATGAGGGAGTCATGCATACCGTAGAGTATATCGAGAAGAACAGGGGCCTGGGGTTGTGAATTGGGATTGCGCGTACCAAGTCATTGAGTACCACGATAAACAACACGTAATCACACGAGCACTTACCTTTCTTGTTTGACTCTTCCAGCGTTGCTGCAGGCCAGATCGGGAGAGATAAGGAGGTGAACCGTGAGCCGGTCCGCCATCGCCACGGACACGGCGGACCGGGTATCAAACAAGACGGCTCCTGCCAGCGAGCTCTGGGAACTGGGACGGAGTTGAGCTCGTCCGATTGATAGCCGTTCGGTGGCGTCCGGAGTCCAGACCGTCGGACTGGAAGCGTGGTTGACTATCGTCAACATGACTTGGTAGTCCTCAGTGAGGTGTCCGTGGTAGATATCTATATAGAGGGCTGCAAATCCGCTAGAACGTCAAgacatcaacaacaaagaAAAGACTACAAAAAAcaataacaacaacaaaacTTAACAGCTTCTGAATCAAGACCCGTTTGCCTTGACTCCATTGCAACAGACAAGGATATGTCCTCGCTACTCAACTATCTAGGACTGCGCGAGTCCTCCAGCAGCTCGCcctcgtcgaagacgaaCGCAACCCGCGCCCTGCCGGCGTCGTGGTACACCTCGCAGGAGATGTTTGAGCTCGAGCGGCGCGCCATcttctcgcgcaaatggctCATGACCACGCACAAGCTCCGCCTCCCCAACGCCGGCGACTGGCTGCGCTACGAGGTGGCCGGCTTCCAGTTCGTGCTCGTCCGCGACCGGCAGGGCCAGATCAACGCCTTCCACAACATCTGCCGACACCGGGCGTTCCCCGTGGTCACCGAGGACCAGGGCTCGTCGCGCATCTTCGCGTGCAAGTACCACGGCTGGAGCTACGGGCTGAACGGCAAGCTCGCCAAGGCACCCGGTTACCAAGACCTTGACGGGTtcgacaagagcaagaacgGTCTGCTGCCGATCCACGTGCACATCGACCGCTACGGGTTCATCTGGGTGAACCTGGACGCGAAGGAGGAGCCCGAAATCGCGTGGGAGGACGACTTCGACGGGATCGACCAGCAGCCGCGCATGGATTATATCAACTGGGACGACTACGTGTTCGACCACACCTGGGAGCAAGGCGGCGACTTCAACTGGAAGATCCTGGCGGATAACTACAACGAGTGCTACCACTGCGCGACGACGCACCCGGACATCCCCGCCGTCGCGGACCTGTCGACCTACTCGGTCGACACCAAGGACGGCAGTATCATACACGACGCGCACTCGAAGCCCGAGCAGGTTGCCGCGGGTTTGCAGGTTGCGGCAACTTACTACTTCCCGAACGCCAGTATGAATGTGACGTACGTTTTGATCCCTTCTAACCCCTTCCAGCCCCTTCCAACACCCTCCCCCCCAAAAGCCTATAGACCCTTTGATCTGCTGAGTACTGACGCTTCCATTGTATAGtcccaacttcttcttcactcAGCGTTTCGTGCCCATCTCGCCTACGAAGACGTCCATGCAGTATGAAGTCTACCGGAACAAGAACGCCTCCGACGCCgacttcgacctcgtcaACCAGATGTACAAGCGCATCATGTCTGAGGACAAGTACTTGTGCGCATACGCGCAGAAGAACCTCAATGCAGGTGTCTTTGTGAACGGCGAGCTGCACCCGACGATGGAGAAGGGACCGCTGTATTTCCAGAAGGTCGTGCGGGATCTGGTCGTGGAGCACTTTGAgcgcgaagagaaagaaaagaacgaaaTCTGGCCCGCTCGGCAAATCTTGCCCAAGGAGAGCGACGTTAGTGAGAAGGACATGCAGTTCTGCTCGAGCCTGAGCTGCCAGTCGGGAGCAAATGCAAAGGAGGGCGCTGGGGGATGCTGTTCGGGGTTGGGCGCTCAGCCGGCGGCTGCTGTTGCCTGGTAGAGAtctatcttctcttctcttcacttCCCCCTtactcttttctctcctctttcattTTTCCCACTTAATTATTGTCTTTGTTCCTTTTCTAATTAGCGATGGATGCTCTTCATGGTTGGGATACAATTTGCGATACTCGATGATCATTTAGATATAGGATAGTTCTACCAATTAGAGTTATGATAATCGTATCTTCGATATCCATATCTTCAGTATTGATATTAGAAATGGATCTGTATTCATGTATTTGATATTCATGTATCTGAAATTCCAGTATTACGATAAAACCCTTGTACTACCCAACCACCCACAACCTCAGGATTGACAGAACCTTATCAGTAGCTCCGCTTCTGATTGGTTGGGCCATAGAAAAGCCTATCAGAGGGCACATGACCGTCTCAAGCTGTTCCTGATCGGGCCAATAGGTCCCGACCCCGCATGGAACTTGGCCACTGCAAGCTCAGTCTCAGGAAGCCGTACGGCGAAGTCTGTCTGCGGTCTCTGGAAGGCCAATGCGTGCGAAGTTCTTGCTAGTGGTAGTGCCGGTGTTGTCATGTTGATGTttccctcccctcttctccttcccttcctcaTCGCCCTCTCTTATTGCACCAGCGCGTTCTAGCGCCTCAAGCATCTTTGGTCGCGGATCATCCGCTGTTTCTGTCATCGGCTCTGTCGCTATCCAAGCCGCTTTCCTACCGCGTTCCCCTGAGAATCCTCCCCTGACCCGTCTTGGTATCTGGTCTTGGGCGATACTGGATGATGCCGCCTGAAGGCAGCGGGACACGTCGCCGCCTCCGCTCCAACCACGCCTGCATCAACTGTAGGCGAAAGAAGACTCGCTGTCCGGGCGAGAAGCCAGCCTGTTCGTGCTGTGTTCGGTTGAATCAGCAGTGTTCGTATGCTGCAGTGGGCGGATCAAGTGGGCCTGATGTAAGTCTCTCGGCAGGTctataaaaataataaaataaagggggggggggggggggggggggaaagaaaaagaaaagaaagaaaagaaaaggagaaaagaaaaaagagaaaaaggaaagagagagagagacagaCTAACTTCGCGGCAGAAGGACCGACTcgctgagctggaagaaaaggTCAATCAGATACTGCGAGGCGCTGCGTATGACACCCTGCAGTGACACCAAgtgatgatgctgacatCTTGATACTACAGGCAGCACGAGCAACCTACTATTGAAGAGGCACCCGACTTCGCGAGCACCACGCATGGAGATGTCGGGTATATGCAAGACAATGCGTATCCCTCCATCTTCGGGCTCGACGGCGCGAGCCCGCAGGCTTCATCGCTGGCCGTTGCAAAGGCAATCGACCTGTACCTTGAGTGCTGCCACCGCCAGCCGGTCTGGTGTCTGAACATAAAAGAGCTGGGCAATATCGAATCTCACCCTGAAGAACTCATCTGTAGTATCCTGGCACTGACAAGCCGCTTCACCCGAGATGCCGCGCAGGGCCAGCGCTACGCGGACAGCGCAAAGAGCCTGATTATGCTGCGGATTGCGAATGGGACGGTGGAGTTGGCTACAATAGAGAGCCTCTGTCTGCTTGCGTACTCTGCTTTTATCGGTAAGTCTCTTATAGCAGCTCTATTCTGAAAAtaaaaaggaagaaagaaaaagagaaaaagagaaggaaagaaaactggagaagaagaaaaaaaggaaaagga
This genomic interval carries:
- a CDS encoding aromatic ring-hydroxylating oxygenase subunit alpha (transcript_id=CADANIAT00006389), which encodes MSSLLNYLGLRESSSSSPSSKTNATRALPASWYTSQEMFELERRAIFSRKWLMTTHKLRLPNAGDWLRYEVAGFQFVLVRDRQGQINAFHNICRHRAFPVVTEDQGSSRIFACKYHGWSYGLNGKLAKAPGYQDLDGFDKSKNGLLPIHVHIDRYGFIWVNLDAKEEPEIAWEDDFDGIDQQPRMDYINWDDYVFDHTWEQGGDFNWKILADNYNECYHCATTHPDIPAVADLSTYSVDTKDGSIIHDAHSKPEQVAAGLQVAATYYFPNASMNVTPNFFFTQRFVPISPTKTSMQYEVYRNKNASDADFDLVNQMYKRIMSEDKYLCAYAQKNLNAGVFVNGELHPTMEKGPLYFQKVVRDLVVEHFEREEKEKNEIWPARQILPKESDVSEKDMQFCSSLSCQSGANAKEGAGGCCSGLGAQPAAAVAW